A genome region from Nocardia sp. NBC_00565 includes the following:
- a CDS encoding MlaE family ABC transporter permease, with protein MVRRSVTQEQSAEQSAVGEITSWASGYLRRHPIASLETVGGQCILAMQAIRYLILDICTGRFPFREFVRQATFMAKTAYVPTVAVALPISATMSIQFGLLAGQVGASSLAGAASGLAVIRQAAPLVTALLLAAAVGSAICADLGARTIREEIDAMEVMGVSALRMLVVPRLAAAVVVAMALTGLSCFVGFLAGYLFNVYVQNGTPGSFLATFSSFARVGDMYLAMVKAAVFGVIVAIVSCEKGLSTKGGPGGVANSVNAAVVASIVILMLVNAGFTELYTLLFPRTTL; from the coding sequence ATGGTTCGCCGATCGGTCACGCAGGAGCAGAGCGCCGAGCAGTCAGCGGTCGGTGAGATCACCAGCTGGGCAAGTGGTTACCTGCGCCGCCATCCCATCGCCTCCCTGGAGACCGTTGGTGGACAGTGCATCCTGGCAATGCAGGCGATCCGGTACCTGATCCTCGACATCTGCACCGGCCGGTTTCCGTTCCGCGAATTCGTCCGCCAAGCCACCTTCATGGCCAAGACCGCCTATGTGCCGACCGTCGCCGTCGCACTGCCGATCAGCGCGACCATGTCGATCCAATTCGGGCTGTTGGCCGGTCAGGTCGGGGCGTCCTCGCTCGCCGGTGCCGCCAGTGGCTTGGCGGTGATCCGTCAGGCCGCCCCCTTGGTCACGGCGCTGCTGCTGGCCGCCGCGGTGGGATCGGCCATCTGCGCGGATCTGGGCGCGCGGACCATCCGGGAGGAAATCGACGCGATGGAGGTCATGGGCGTATCAGCGCTGCGGATGCTGGTGGTGCCGCGATTGGCGGCCGCGGTCGTGGTCGCCATGGCGTTGACCGGTCTGAGCTGCTTCGTCGGCTTCCTGGCCGGATACCTGTTCAATGTCTACGTCCAAAACGGCACGCCAGGAAGCTTTCTCGCCACGTTCTCATCCTTCGCCCGGGTCGGGGATATGTATCTGGCGATGGTGAAGGCCGCCGTTTTCGGCGTGATCGTCGCCATCGTTTCCTGTGAGAAAGGCCTGAGCACCAAGGGCGGCCCGGGCGGTGTCGCGAATTCCGTCAATGCCGCGGTCGTCGCATCCATCGTCATCCTCATGCTGGTCAATGCCGGATTCACCGAGTTGTACACCCTACTGTTCCCGAGGACAACGCTCTGA
- a CDS encoding XdhC family protein, with product MHELSAHLLRWHAANNSYALATVIEVTGSAPRPVGATMAVNDAGATVGSISAGCVEGAVSDLCQQVLKSGRPARETFGYSDSDAFAVGLTCGGQVAVFVHPVRPTQFATVEAAMRPGDAAALVRDLATGVMQVVHSDRTVGAPFGAAAVRQARAMLELGATGVRTVGDEGRETTIFVQSFAPPPRMIIFGATDFAAALCRVGRLLGYRVTVCDARPVFADTARLPDANEVVLDWPHRYLRRTQLDARTVVCVLTHEPKFDIPALRTALRLPLAYVGALGSRRADAERRTQLRASGLTDTELALLHSPIGLDLGGRTPEETAVAIGAEIVAIRHGGSTQPLSRTDRAIHGAPEQAGSSGPETKFGEFATPACRQPLE from the coding sequence ATGCACGAACTGAGTGCACATCTGCTGCGCTGGCATGCGGCGAACAACTCCTACGCCCTGGCCACCGTCATCGAGGTGACCGGTAGCGCACCGCGGCCCGTCGGGGCGACCATGGCCGTGAACGACGCGGGCGCGACGGTCGGCAGCATCTCCGCCGGATGCGTGGAGGGCGCGGTGTCCGACCTGTGCCAACAGGTGCTGAAGTCCGGCAGACCGGCCCGAGAAACGTTCGGCTACAGCGATTCCGATGCCTTCGCGGTCGGTTTGACCTGCGGCGGCCAGGTGGCGGTCTTCGTACATCCGGTGCGGCCGACGCAGTTCGCGACCGTCGAAGCGGCGATGCGACCAGGGGACGCGGCGGCGCTCGTGCGCGATCTCGCCACCGGAGTCATGCAGGTGGTCCATTCCGATCGCACAGTCGGCGCACCGTTCGGCGCGGCGGCGGTGCGGCAAGCGCGTGCGATGCTCGAACTCGGCGCCACCGGCGTCCGCACCGTCGGTGACGAAGGCCGGGAGACCACGATCTTCGTCCAGTCGTTCGCGCCGCCACCGCGCATGATCATCTTCGGCGCAACGGATTTCGCCGCCGCGCTGTGCCGGGTCGGACGACTGCTCGGCTATCGGGTCACCGTCTGCGACGCCCGGCCCGTCTTCGCCGACACCGCTCGCCTGCCGGACGCGAATGAGGTGGTCCTCGACTGGCCGCACCGGTACCTGCGACGCACCCAACTCGATGCGCGCACGGTGGTCTGCGTACTCACCCATGAGCCGAAGTTCGATATTCCCGCGCTGCGGACGGCACTGCGTCTACCCCTCGCCTACGTGGGTGCACTCGGATCTCGCCGCGCCGACGCCGAGCGCCGCACCCAGTTGCGCGCGTCCGGCCTGACCGATACCGAACTGGCCCTGCTGCATTCACCGATCGGCTTGGACCTGGGCGGACGCACCCCCGAGGAGACCGCGGTGGCGATCGGCGCCGAAATCGTGGCGATCCGCCACGGCGGGTCGACCCAGCCACTGTCGCGGACCGACCGTGCGATACACGGGGCACCCGAACAAGCCGGAAGCTCCGGTCCTGAAACAAAGTTCGGCGAATTCGCTACACCGGCCTGCCGCCAGCCGTTAGAGTAA
- a CDS encoding ABC transporter permease, protein MASRYYPPGFRPLLDAANATATPIQRLGHMATFFLRALAGIPVVLRHYRKELLKILSNVTWGNGSIVVGGGTAQVILVLGIAAGAIVGIEGYSALKLLGMGPATGMIASTAATRELAPIMASIAFAAQAGCRFTAQLGSMRIAEEIDALDSIAIRPIPYLVTTRLLTSVVAMVPLFLACLAVNYLTVQLFVGFAGGQSFGTYDHYFRLVLNGTDILYSLVKAVVFVVITTTIQCYYGYYAAGGPQGVGVAAGRAMRASITVMISVNLLLTLALWGFNSGARISG, encoded by the coding sequence ATGGCGTCACGGTATTACCCGCCCGGATTCCGGCCACTGCTCGACGCCGCGAACGCGACAGCGACACCCATCCAGCGACTGGGCCATATGGCCACCTTCTTTCTGCGCGCCCTCGCCGGTATTCCGGTGGTATTGCGGCACTACCGCAAAGAACTGCTGAAAATCCTGTCGAATGTGACGTGGGGAAACGGCTCGATCGTAGTGGGCGGCGGCACCGCCCAGGTCATTCTCGTCTTGGGCATCGCGGCCGGTGCGATCGTCGGTATCGAGGGCTACAGCGCGCTGAAATTGCTCGGCATGGGGCCGGCCACCGGCATGATCGCCTCCACGGCGGCCACCCGCGAACTAGCGCCGATCATGGCCTCCATCGCCTTCGCCGCCCAAGCGGGCTGCCGATTCACCGCACAATTGGGATCCATGCGCATCGCCGAGGAGATCGATGCGCTGGACTCCATTGCGATACGGCCGATTCCGTATCTGGTGACCACACGGCTACTGACCTCGGTGGTGGCAATGGTCCCGCTGTTCCTGGCCTGCCTGGCGGTGAACTATCTGACCGTGCAACTGTTCGTCGGCTTCGCGGGCGGACAATCCTTCGGCACCTACGACCACTATTTCCGCCTGGTGCTCAACGGCACGGATATCCTGTATTCCCTGGTGAAGGCCGTCGTCTTCGTGGTCATCACCACGACAATCCAGTGCTACTACGGCTATTACGCCGCGGGCGGCCCACAAGGCGTCGGTGTCGCGGCGGGGCGGGCCATGCGCGCGAGTATCACCGTGATGATTTCGGTGAATCTCTTGCTGACGCTGGCACTGTGGGGCTTCAATTCCGGCGCGAGGATCAGTGGATAG
- a CDS encoding MlaD family protein has product MSIAFESDRLSGPQLFRRGIIFLVIAAFAVAVLIAKSEGIFQKTVRVTATLVNVGDGLPRKSDVKYQGIVVGLVDSVTPSTDGGPNQVHIDMLPRYASGIPNSVTARVVPSNVFAVPSIQLVYNGPAAPLASGARIPEDQSLATVRLQTSLTALSRIVAAAGRSGTDPTLGILTTVERAVSGRGADALRAGAQLERIVQALNAAMAPDGSASTLATLTDALAGLRSSAPELLGAVHDAVVPMRAVAQRQARLATLLTGGLTTTGTLATALTNNTDTLLDVTGKMGPTLGVLADGGQNFVQMTESLRAVSTRFAQVFDPETQNLTAKVIVEFTPHRQYTRADCPRYGDLAGPSCATAPVGGAPLIGPDAVKSEAPTLIGGNVGRAGSAQELEQLAAILGGHPNAAADLLLGPLLRGNDVNVTPAPAEGPR; this is encoded by the coding sequence ATGTCGATCGCATTCGAGTCCGACCGCCTCTCCGGGCCCCAGCTGTTCCGGCGCGGGATCATCTTTCTGGTCATCGCGGCATTCGCCGTCGCCGTGCTGATCGCCAAGTCCGAGGGCATCTTTCAGAAAACCGTCCGGGTCACCGCCACCCTGGTCAATGTGGGCGATGGTCTGCCGCGGAAATCGGATGTGAAGTACCAGGGCATCGTGGTCGGCCTGGTCGATAGCGTGACCCCGTCCACCGATGGCGGACCGAACCAGGTTCACATCGATATGTTGCCGCGCTACGCATCCGGGATCCCGAATTCCGTGACCGCCCGGGTCGTCCCGAGCAACGTCTTCGCGGTGCCGTCGATTCAGCTGGTCTACAACGGCCCCGCAGCCCCGCTGGCCTCGGGCGCGCGGATTCCCGAAGACCAGAGCCTGGCCACCGTTCGACTGCAGACATCCTTGACCGCACTCAGCCGAATCGTCGCCGCCGCAGGACGTTCCGGCACCGACCCCACCCTCGGCATCCTGACCACCGTCGAGCGCGCCGTCAGCGGACGCGGTGCGGACGCGCTGCGGGCGGGCGCACAACTCGAGCGAATTGTGCAGGCGCTCAACGCCGCAATGGCCCCCGATGGAAGCGCGTCCACCCTCGCCACACTCACCGACGCGCTGGCCGGATTGCGGTCTTCGGCGCCGGAACTGCTCGGCGCGGTGCACGACGCGGTGGTGCCGATGCGTGCGGTCGCCCAGCGGCAGGCACGACTGGCCACCCTGCTGACCGGCGGACTGACCACGACCGGAACGCTCGCCACCGCATTGACGAACAACACCGACACACTCCTCGACGTCACCGGCAAAATGGGCCCCACCCTCGGGGTACTGGCCGACGGCGGACAGAACTTCGTCCAGATGACCGAATCCCTGCGCGCGGTTTCCACACGATTCGCACAAGTCTTCGATCCGGAAACGCAGAACTTGACCGCGAAGGTCATCGTCGAATTCACACCGCACCGGCAGTACACGCGCGCCGACTGCCCGCGCTACGGCGATCTTGCGGGCCCGAGTTGCGCTACTGCCCCCGTCGGCGGTGCGCCCCTCATCGGCCCCGATGCGGTGAAAAGCGAAGCCCCCACGTTGATCGGCGGCAATGTCGGCCGGGCCGGCAGCGCGCAGGAACTCGAACAACTCGCCGCGATCCTCGGTGGCCATCCCAACGCCGCCGCCGACCTCCTCCTCGGACCCTTGCTCCGGGGTAACGACGTGAACGTGACACCCGCCCCGGCAGAAGGGCCCCGATGA